In the Brevundimonas mediterranea genome, GACGTTCAAAAACGGCGTCACCGCCGCCATCGCGCGCTGGACGTATTCAGCCTTCTCGCCGACGGGCGCGACGTAGTGAATGGCTTCTTCTGCGTCACGCAGGGTCGCCAAGCGCGCAATCATCCAAGCGGCAAGGTATTGCGAGGCTAGGCAACCGCCGGCGGTTGCGACATTGCCGTGCGCGACGAACGGCGCATCAACGACATTTACGCCCGCCTCGATAACCCAAGGCTTGGTCGTCAGGTCGGTGCAGGCGGGCAGGTCGCCGATCAGCCCCAGCTTGGCCAGTAGAAGCGTGCCGGAGCACTGAGCGCCGATTAGCTGGCGCGACGGGTCCAGCGGGAGGCGCGACAGGAACGTGGGATCGGCGGCGTAATCGCGGGTCTTGATCCCGCTGCCAATCAGCACCGCGTCGGCGTCGGCCAAGAACTCCAGCGGCTTCTGGCGCTGAATCGTCACCCCGGCCATCGAGGTGACCTCCGGCGTGGGGCAGGTGATGTGGGCCGCCCAGCCCTGTGATTTCATCCGGTTTAAGATGCCTGCTGCGATGAAGGAATCCAGCTCGTTGAAACCATCAAGGGTTAGGACGGCGATCTGCATGACGGGCACGGCGCTAGGAGATGATGAGGAAGACGGCAGGGTCGCCGAGTTATAGGGCCGCCGCAAGAGCGGACATTCTGGTTGCCCGGTTCGGGTCGTCTTGCGAAATCGCCGCCGGTTCGCAAAGCAGACTTGGGAGCAGGGCTCTCACCCGCTGCTCCGGTTGTGACCGGTATGTTCGATTACACCATCCCAGGCCCAGGTTCAGCGAACCGAGACGCCTCGTCAACCGATGTGAGGCATGGCGTGGTCGGATGCTTCCCCACTCACTCCCCGTCCAGTTCCCCCCGCGCCGCGTCCGCCAGGGCGAAGAAGCGGTTGCGGATTTCGGCGGCGAAGGGGTTGTCGCGTTCGATGGCGCGGAAGACGGCGGGGCTGTCGTGGCGGACCATGTCGACGGCCTGCATCAGCCGGTCGAAACTGGTGGTGGTCATGCGGGTCGGCAGGGGCTCCATGGCCAGCAGCAGGCGGGCGATCAGATGGGTCAGGCCCTGGACCGTGGCGGCCTCGCGGTCGTGATCCTCGGGGCTGACCTGAAACACCTTCAGGGCCAGGGCGCGGCGGCAGAAGGCGGCGACGCGGCGGGCGTCGCGTTTGCCGCGCACCTCGCAGACGGCGAGGCGCAGGCCGGCGATGCCGGCCTTGCCGCTCTGGGGGCCGAACAGGGGGTGGGTGCCGACGATCCGCACGCCGGGGGGCAGGAGCTCGGCCATCAGCCGGGCGGGTTTGACCTTCACCGAGCCGACGTCGATCACCAGAGCGTCGGGGCGCAGGTGGGGGCGGATTTCGGTCAGGGTGGCGGCCAGGGCCTCGACCGGGACGGCCAGGATGATCGTGGGGCAGGCGGCGGCGGCAGCCAGGTCGGTCAGGGTGGCGTGGCCGTCTGCGTCCGTAGCGGCCGGGTCATGGGCGTGGATGTCGAACCAGGGCGACAGATGCCGCGCCGTCAGCCGCCCGAAGGCGCCGAAGCCGATCAGGCCGAGTTTTTCCTTCTCCCCCGTCATCCTCGGGCTTGACCCGAGGACCGGGCGCGGATCGGGCTGTGCGCCCGCCGCTGACGCAATGCGGCGGACCCTCCGGT is a window encoding:
- a CDS encoding DJ-1/PfpI family protein produces the protein MQIAVLTLDGFNELDSFIAAGILNRMKSQGWAAHITCPTPEVTSMAGVTIQRQKPLEFLADADAVLIGSGIKTRDYAADPTFLSRLPLDPSRQLIGAQCSGTLLLAKLGLIGDLPACTDLTTKPWVIEAGVNVVDAPFVAHGNVATAGGCLASQYLAAWMIARLATLRDAEEAIHYVAPVGEKAEYVQRAMAAVTPFLNVGETRAA
- a CDS encoding prephenate dehydrogenase/arogenate dehydrogenase family protein — protein: MTGEKEKLGLIGFGAFGRLTARHLSPWFDIHAHDPAATDADGHATLTDLAAAAACPTIILAVPVEALAATLTEIRPHLRPDALVIDVGSVKVKPARLMAELLPPGVRIVGTHPLFGPQSGKAGIAGLRLAVCEVRGKRDARRVAAFCRRALALKVFQVSPEDHDREAATVQGLTHLIARLLLAMEPLPTRMTTTSFDRLMQAVDMVRHDSPAVFRAIERDNPFAAEIRNRFFALADAARGELDGE